A genomic stretch from Acidimicrobiales bacterium includes:
- a CDS encoding type II toxin-antitoxin system prevent-host-death family antitoxin yields MSRELTQRELRNESGEIMRQLDEGQTFVVTRNGVPVGELTPLRRRRFVTAEAAVALFRGAPKVDYDRFRADLDEVVSQDPEPRG; encoded by the coding sequence GTGAGCAGAGAACTGACCCAGCGGGAGCTGCGGAACGAGAGCGGCGAGATCATGCGCCAGCTCGACGAGGGCCAGACCTTCGTGGTGACCCGCAACGGCGTGCCGGTGGGGGAGCTCACACCGCTGCGGCGCCGTCGTTTCGTCACCGCCGAGGCCGCCGTGGCGCTGTTCCGGGGCGCCCCGAAGGTCGACTACGACCGGTTCCGGGCCGACCTCGACGAGGTCGTGAGCCAGGATCCCGAGCCCCGTGGCTGA
- a CDS encoding thiolase family protein has product MGAHPFRDVAVVGVHNTAQARVLEGHDSRSITMEAALGALADAGLTPGDVDGVVGPMGSDFLYQSRTGPSWRSMSALGIPALLEGAAAIATGLADVVLYATGEAGSYREHSATAPWTRPTNEFVLPFGMFTAAEFALMARRHMHVYGTKPEALAEVAATIRNNGHVNPDAVYSGRGPFTAADVLASRMVADPFHLLDCAMTSEGGAAIVLARADRAADLPSTPVFLLGGTTDHMGPAYQHPPAFDLGGRRGDDLVAGWVGRRAARHAFATAGLGPDDVDVCELYDPFSFEIIRQLEAFGFCGEGEGADLVADGAIGPGGRWPVTTDGGTMSFSHGGAAVQLLQRVIRGVHQLRGTCASMQVEGAEVALCTGGGAGALFTDVAILGRERP; this is encoded by the coding sequence ATGGGCGCTCACCCGTTCCGCGACGTGGCCGTGGTCGGCGTGCACAACACCGCCCAGGCCCGCGTGCTCGAGGGCCACGACAGTCGCAGCATCACCATGGAGGCCGCGCTCGGTGCGCTGGCCGACGCCGGGCTCACCCCGGGCGACGTCGACGGCGTGGTCGGCCCCATGGGCAGCGACTTCCTCTACCAGTCGCGCACCGGACCGTCGTGGCGGTCGATGTCCGCCCTCGGCATCCCCGCCCTGCTCGAAGGGGCGGCGGCCATCGCCACCGGCCTGGCCGACGTGGTGCTCTACGCCACCGGCGAGGCCGGCTCCTACCGCGAGCACTCGGCCACTGCGCCCTGGACGCGGCCGACGAACGAGTTCGTGCTGCCCTTCGGGATGTTCACCGCCGCCGAGTTCGCGCTCATGGCCCGACGGCACATGCACGTGTACGGCACCAAGCCCGAGGCGCTCGCCGAGGTGGCCGCGACGATCCGCAACAACGGCCACGTCAACCCCGATGCGGTGTACTCCGGTCGAGGGCCCTTCACCGCCGCCGACGTGCTGGCCAGTCGCATGGTCGCCGACCCCTTCCACCTCCTCGACTGCGCCATGACCAGCGAGGGCGGCGCGGCCATCGTGTTGGCCCGCGCCGACCGGGCCGCCGACCTCCCCTCGACGCCGGTGTTCCTGCTCGGCGGCACCACCGACCACATGGGCCCGGCCTACCAGCACCCGCCTGCGTTCGATCTCGGCGGGCGGCGAGGCGACGACCTCGTCGCCGGCTGGGTCGGGCGGCGGGCGGCCCGCCACGCCTTCGCCACCGCCGGCCTCGGACCCGACGACGTCGACGTGTGCGAGCTCTACGACCCGTTCAGCTTCGAGATCATCCGCCAGCTCGAGGCGTTCGGGTTCTGCGGGGAGGGGGAGGGCGCCGACCTCGTGGCGGACGGCGCCATCGGCCCCGGGGGCCGATGGCCGGTGACGACCGACGGTGGGACGATGTCGTTCAGCCACGGCGGCGCCGCGGTGCAGCTGCTCCAGCGGGTCATCCGCGGCGTGCACCAGCTCCGGGGCACGTGCGCATCGATGCAGGTCGAGGGCGCCGAGGTGGCGCTGTGCACCGGCGGCGGGGCCGGAGCGCTCTTCACCGACGTCGCGATCCTCGGAAGGGAGCGACCGTGA
- a CDS encoding OB-fold domain-containing protein yields the protein MTLLVPQPEGIPTPAPSEVSRPYWEGCARGELLFQRCGDCGAATHTPAAICSACWSTSLAWEPSARRGVVYSWTVVWRPPVPSFVVPYAPAIVAMDEGWHLLTNVIGIDHTEVRVDQPVRIELHPVGGGASLPYARPL from the coding sequence GTGACCCTGCTCGTCCCCCAACCAGAGGGCATCCCGACGCCTGCGCCGTCGGAGGTGTCACGTCCCTACTGGGAGGGCTGCGCCCGCGGCGAGCTGCTCTTCCAGCGCTGCGGGGACTGCGGAGCGGCGACGCACACCCCGGCCGCGATCTGCTCGGCGTGCTGGTCGACGTCGCTGGCGTGGGAGCCCTCGGCGCGACGAGGCGTGGTGTACAGCTGGACCGTCGTGTGGCGCCCCCCGGTGCCCTCGTTCGTGGTGCCCTACGCCCCCGCCATCGTGGCGATGGACGAGGGGTGGCACCTGCTCACCAACGTGATCGGGATCGACCACACCGAGGTCCGCGTCGACCAGCCGGTGCGCATCGAGCTCCACCCGGTCGGGGGCGGCGCCTCACTGCCCTACGCCCGACCGCTCTGA
- a CDS encoding amidohydrolase: MRAEDLILVSVDDHICEPADMFEGHVPAKYREHVPVVRDEKGGDVQQWYYGDIRGRNLGLNAVAGKPPELYNVDALRYDSMRPGCYDVHERVRDMNAGGQLAGMNFPNWTGFAGQVLNQGPDADVNEVMVRAYNDWHLDTWCATYPDRFIPLGIVPWFDVERAAAEVERLAGKGCHAITFPENPEPWGFPSLHTDHWDRLFATCQDLGTVICLHIGSSGKSAFTSHDAPPSVAMTLSGVGSAYAAGDLVWGNWWERFPRLRFALSEGDIGWLPHFLQRADHVYRRHQGWTKARMPEGTLPSEAFLERVYVCFIQDPVGAELLGHLDEDMVCWESDYPHSDSTWPNAPEALMETVAAGLTDAQADKVFHLNAMRAFRFDPFATRPRESCTVAALRAESPDVDTVTRVGRLADERDLATWQSYAPPAPARVG, translated from the coding sequence ATGCGAGCGGAAGATCTGATCCTGGTCAGCGTCGACGACCACATCTGTGAGCCGGCGGACATGTTCGAGGGCCACGTGCCGGCGAAGTACCGCGAGCACGTGCCGGTGGTGCGCGACGAGAAGGGCGGCGACGTCCAGCAGTGGTACTACGGCGACATCCGGGGACGGAACCTCGGGTTGAACGCGGTGGCCGGCAAGCCACCCGAGCTCTACAACGTCGACGCCCTGCGCTACGACTCGATGCGTCCCGGTTGCTACGACGTGCACGAGCGGGTGCGCGACATGAACGCCGGCGGCCAGCTCGCCGGGATGAACTTCCCCAACTGGACCGGATTCGCCGGCCAGGTGCTGAACCAGGGGCCCGACGCCGACGTCAACGAGGTCATGGTGCGGGCCTACAACGACTGGCACCTCGACACCTGGTGCGCGACCTACCCCGACCGCTTCATCCCCCTCGGCATCGTGCCGTGGTTCGACGTCGAACGCGCCGCCGCCGAGGTCGAGCGTCTCGCCGGCAAGGGCTGCCACGCCATCACCTTCCCGGAGAACCCCGAACCGTGGGGCTTCCCGTCGTTGCACACCGACCACTGGGACCGGCTGTTCGCCACCTGCCAGGACCTCGGCACGGTGATCTGCCTGCACATCGGCTCGTCGGGCAAGAGCGCCTTCACCTCCCACGACGCCCCGCCCAGCGTGGCGATGACCCTCTCCGGGGTGGGCTCGGCCTACGCCGCCGGCGACCTGGTGTGGGGCAACTGGTGGGAGCGGTTCCCCCGGCTGCGCTTCGCGCTCTCGGAGGGCGACATCGGGTGGCTGCCCCACTTCCTCCAGCGCGCCGACCACGTCTACCGCCGTCACCAGGGGTGGACGAAGGCCCGCATGCCCGAGGGGACGCTTCCCTCGGAGGCGTTCCTCGAACGGGTCTACGTGTGCTTCATCCAGGACCCGGTGGGCGCCGAGCTGCTGGGCCACCTCGACGAGGACATGGTGTGCTGGGAGTCGGACTACCCGCACTCCGACTCGACGTGGCCCAACGCCCCCGAGGCGCTCATGGAGACGGTCGCCGCGGGGCTCACCGACGCCCAGGCCGACAAGGTCTTCCACCTCAACGCCATGCGGGCCTTCCGGTTCGACCCGTTCGCCACCCGACCCCGCGAGAGCTGCACCGTGGCGGCGCTGCGGGCCGAGTCGCCCGACGTCGACACGGTCACCCGGGTCGGTCGGCTGGCCGACGAGCGCGACCTCGCCACCTGGCAGAGCTACGCCCCGCCGGCTCCCGCCCGCGTCGGCTGA
- a CDS encoding type II toxin-antitoxin system VapC family toxin: MAEPGRPARGLLDTSVVIDLDEIEPSSLPVEVAVSALTMAELAAGPHAAGDAQERARRQDRLQRAEAAFDPLPFDSDAARAYGRVYAVVVAAGCKARGARAVDLLIAATACAAGLPLYTRNGADFEALGDLVDVVVV; encoded by the coding sequence GTGGCTGAACCCGGCCGCCCGGCTCGCGGTCTGCTCGACACCTCGGTCGTGATCGACCTGGATGAGATCGAGCCCTCGTCGCTCCCCGTCGAGGTCGCCGTGAGTGCGCTGACGATGGCGGAACTGGCGGCCGGCCCTCATGCGGCCGGCGACGCCCAGGAGCGGGCCCGTCGCCAGGACCGGTTGCAGCGGGCGGAGGCGGCCTTCGACCCACTCCCGTTCGACAGCGACGCCGCCCGGGCCTACGGACGCGTCTACGCGGTCGTCGTCGCGGCCGGGTGCAAGGCGCGTGGTGCTCGCGCGGTCGATCTGCTCATTGCCGCCACCGCCTGCGCCGCCGGGTTGCCCCTCTACACCCGCAACGGCGCCGACTTCGAGGCCCTCGGGGACCTCGTCGACGTCGTGGTCGTCTGA
- a CDS encoding amidohydrolase, with protein MTLELDPELFLPEPEPREVRYTIISVDDHVVEPGYLFERYLPTALQERGPQIIANEHGQEIWHFEGQTFLQVGMNAIAGRRKETVKIEPTRFSEMRPGCYDIEARVRDMDLAGVWASLNFPSQITGFCGRVFFAAADVEVGQACTRAWNDWLHDEWYSAYPTRIIGGGIAYLADPEAAAAEIRRNAARGFTAVSFPERPDRIGLPSLWDRDHWRPIIEACVETDTVICLHVGSSGIHQGPPGSPSLQLGATLFSSVALISAAEWLWSGWAVEYPTVKIAMSEGGIGWVAMLLDRLDNIVDRSGYGMGWDVRPADVLQRNFWFCTLDDPSTIDTRYRIGVENIMVETDYPHGDGTWPDVQSVIHDAWGHIPADELRMMCSENAAALFRHPLPDVVLP; from the coding sequence ATGACACTCGAGCTCGATCCGGAGCTGTTCCTTCCCGAGCCCGAACCGCGTGAGGTTCGCTACACGATCATCTCGGTCGACGACCACGTGGTGGAGCCCGGCTACCTCTTCGAGCGCTACCTCCCGACGGCGTTGCAGGAGCGGGGCCCGCAGATCATCGCCAACGAGCACGGCCAGGAGATCTGGCACTTCGAGGGCCAGACGTTCCTCCAGGTCGGCATGAACGCCATCGCCGGGCGGCGCAAGGAGACGGTGAAGATCGAGCCGACCCGCTTCAGCGAGATGCGCCCCGGCTGCTACGACATCGAGGCCCGAGTCCGCGACATGGACCTCGCCGGGGTCTGGGCCAGCCTCAACTTCCCGTCACAGATCACCGGGTTCTGCGGCCGGGTGTTCTTCGCCGCCGCCGACGTCGAGGTGGGCCAGGCGTGCACGCGGGCCTGGAACGACTGGCTCCACGACGAGTGGTACTCGGCGTACCCCACCCGCATCATCGGTGGCGGCATCGCCTACCTCGCCGACCCGGAGGCCGCGGCCGCAGAGATCCGGCGCAACGCCGCCCGCGGCTTCACGGCGGTGAGCTTCCCCGAGCGCCCCGACAGGATCGGCCTGCCGTCGCTGTGGGATCGCGACCACTGGCGGCCGATCATCGAGGCCTGCGTGGAGACCGACACGGTGATCTGCCTGCACGTCGGGAGCTCGGGCATCCACCAGGGCCCGCCCGGGTCACCGAGCCTCCAGCTCGGGGCCACCCTCTTCAGCTCCGTGGCGTTGATCTCCGCCGCCGAGTGGCTGTGGTCGGGGTGGGCCGTCGAGTACCCGACGGTGAAGATCGCCATGAGCGAGGGCGGCATCGGCTGGGTGGCGATGCTGCTCGACCGGCTCGACAACATCGTCGACCGCTCCGGCTACGGCATGGGCTGGGACGTCCGCCCGGCCGACGTGCTGCAGCGCAACTTCTGGTTCTGCACCCTCGACGACCCGAGCACCATCGACACCCGGTACCGCATCGGGGTCGAGAACATCATGGTGGAGACCGACTACCCCCACGGCGACGGCACCTGGCCGGACGTGCAGTCGGTGATCCACGACGCCTGGGGCCACATCCCCGCCGACGAGCTCCGCATGATGTGCTCGGAGAACGCCGCGGCGCTGTTCCGCCACCCGCTGCCCGACGTCGTGCTGCCCTGA